The proteins below come from a single Parazoarcus communis genomic window:
- the neuC gene encoding UDP-N-acetylglucosamine 2-epimerase: MRAIKAEPSLQLQIIATGMHLSPEFGLTFREIEQDGFEIDRKVEMLTSSDSSVGIAKSMGLGMIGFADALSELRPDLMVVLGDRYEIFSAVAAAMVARIPVAHLHGGEATEGVVDEAIRHSITKMSHLHFVAAQEYRDRVIQLGEQPDSVHLVGGLGVENIRRLELMSRDELESSLGLRFGQRNLLVTFHPVTLEESTAEAQMTALLQALETLDDTRLIFTLPNADSGGRVLIEMINDYVEHHPEAYAFTSLGYRRYLSCLAYVDGVVGNSSSGLTEVPSFRKATINIGDRQRGRLQSASVIDCAPARNEIEKAIRRLYSDEFAQVLKGAVNPYGDGWVSDKVVEVLKSVPLDGLLKKKFFDVCVP, translated from the coding sequence ATGAGGGCCATCAAGGCGGAGCCGTCTCTTCAGTTACAGATCATCGCCACAGGCATGCATTTGTCGCCGGAGTTCGGGCTGACGTTTCGCGAGATTGAGCAGGATGGCTTTGAGATAGATCGAAAAGTCGAGATGCTGACAAGCTCGGACTCCTCCGTCGGCATCGCCAAGTCGATGGGTTTGGGGATGATCGGGTTTGCGGATGCCTTGAGCGAGTTGCGTCCGGATCTGATGGTCGTTCTGGGCGATCGATACGAGATTTTCTCAGCCGTTGCGGCTGCAATGGTTGCACGAATACCCGTGGCGCACCTGCATGGGGGGGAGGCGACGGAGGGCGTTGTTGACGAGGCGATCAGGCACTCGATTACAAAGATGTCTCACTTGCACTTTGTTGCCGCGCAAGAGTACCGGGATCGAGTGATTCAACTCGGCGAGCAGCCGGATTCCGTCCATCTTGTCGGCGGACTGGGCGTGGAGAACATTCGGCGGCTGGAATTGATGTCGCGTGACGAACTGGAGTCGTCGCTGGGTCTGAGATTCGGGCAACGCAACCTGCTTGTCACCTTTCACCCCGTTACCCTGGAGGAGTCGACCGCCGAGGCTCAGATGACGGCACTTCTTCAGGCATTGGAGACGCTCGACGACACCCGGCTCATCTTTACGCTGCCGAATGCCGATTCGGGCGGGAGAGTCTTGATCGAGATGATCAATGACTATGTGGAGCATCACCCCGAGGCGTATGCCTTCACGTCACTCGGTTATCGCAGATATTTGTCATGTCTGGCCTATGTGGATGGTGTCGTCGGTAATTCGTCGAGTGGGCTGACGGAGGTTCCCAGCTTCCGAAAAGCAACGATCAATATCGGTGATCGACAGCGGGGACGCTTGCAATCTGCGAGCGTGATTGATTGTGCCCCTGCGAGGAACGAGATCGAAAAGGCCATCCGCAGGCTCTATTCCGACGAGTTCGCACAGGTCTTGAAGGGGGCCGTCAACCCCTATGGCGATGGCTGGGTAAGCGACAAGGTAGTCGAGGTTCTGAAGTCGGTCCCTCTTGACGGGCTCTTGAAGAAAAAGTTTTTTGATGTGTGCGTGCCATGA
- a CDS encoding nucleotidyltransferase family protein — translation MTRSNPSEQQWRKALLASDASLQQAISCLNESTSQIVLVVSADERLIGTLTDGDIRRGLLRGLGLDSPVDSLINHDPLVVPPQLGRDAVLQLMRANRVHQLPVVDTDRHVVGLHLLDELMAPRRRRNLMVIMAGGQGTRLRPHTENCPKPLLPVGGKPMLEHIIERAKSDGFGHFVLSIHYLGHMIEEYFGDGSRWGVSIEYLREDSPLGTAGAISLLKPRPELPFVVSNGDVLTDIHYGELLDFHCRHAASATMAVRLHEWQHPFGVVRTEGVDIVGFEEKPISRSHINAGVYVLEPAALGLLKRAEHCDMPTLFARLKEEAARTIVYPMHEPWLDVGRDDDLKRARAAHPRAEGK, via the coding sequence ATGACCAGATCAAATCCTTCTGAACAACAATGGCGCAAGGCCTTGCTGGCAAGCGATGCGAGCTTGCAGCAGGCGATCAGTTGCCTGAATGAGTCGACGTCGCAGATCGTACTGGTCGTGTCGGCCGACGAGCGGCTGATTGGCACCCTCACCGATGGTGACATCCGTCGCGGACTGCTTCGCGGTTTGGGCTTGGACAGCCCGGTCGACTCGCTCATCAATCATGACCCGCTGGTCGTACCGCCGCAATTGGGGCGTGACGCCGTGCTGCAACTGATGCGGGCAAATCGCGTTCATCAGTTGCCGGTGGTCGATACTGACCGGCATGTCGTGGGCTTGCACCTGCTTGATGAGTTGATGGCTCCAAGAAGGCGGCGCAACCTGATGGTCATCATGGCGGGAGGGCAGGGCACTCGGCTGCGTCCGCACACCGAGAATTGCCCGAAACCGCTCTTGCCCGTGGGCGGCAAGCCGATGCTTGAGCACATCATAGAGCGGGCCAAGAGCGACGGGTTCGGCCATTTTGTGCTGTCAATTCACTACCTTGGCCACATGATCGAAGAGTACTTCGGGGATGGGAGTCGCTGGGGTGTCAGTATCGAGTATCTCCGGGAGGACTCGCCTCTGGGAACGGCTGGTGCGATCAGTTTGCTGAAGCCCCGTCCTGAGTTGCCGTTCGTTGTATCCAATGGCGATGTTCTGACCGACATCCACTATGGTGAATTGCTCGATTTCCATTGCCGCCACGCAGCAAGTGCGACGATGGCTGTTCGGCTTCATGAATGGCAGCATCCGTTCGGCGTCGTGCGCACGGAAGGGGTGGATATCGTCGGTTTCGAAGAGAAGCCTATTTCCCGAAGTCATATCAATGCTGGTGTCTATGTCCTTGAGCCTGCAGCGCTTGGGTTGCTGAAGCGGGCGGAGCACTGTGACATGCCAACGCTTTTTGCTCGACTCAAGGAAGAGGCTGCGCGAACGATCGTTTATCCGATGCATGAACCCTGGCTTGACGTTGGGCGCGACGATGACCTGAAGCGCGCTCGCGCCGCGCATCCAAGAGCGGAGGGTAAGTGA
- a CDS encoding PIG-L deacetylase family protein — protein sequence MRTLVVAPHPDDEILGCGGTLLRRKAEGGTLGWLIVTGMTAEAGWPIDRIQQRDDEIKTVAGMIGFDEVFNLGLPPAGLDALPLGDLVSSLSEVFKSFAPEEVFVPHHGDVHSGHRVTFDVVAACAKWFRYPSVRRVLAYETVSETEFGLCREDAFHPNYFVDIEPYHERKLEIMGVYRSELGVFPFPRSVRAMRALAEWRGASAGYVAAEAFQLLRERQ from the coding sequence ATGAGAACGCTCGTGGTCGCTCCCCATCCTGACGACGAGATCCTGGGGTGTGGTGGAACCTTGCTGCGGAGAAAGGCCGAGGGCGGCACGCTGGGCTGGCTGATCGTGACGGGAATGACTGCCGAGGCCGGTTGGCCCATCGACCGCATTCAGCAGCGCGACGACGAGATCAAGACCGTCGCTGGGATGATCGGGTTCGACGAGGTGTTCAATCTCGGCCTTCCTCCAGCCGGTCTGGACGCACTCCCGCTCGGCGATCTCGTGTCTTCCCTCTCGGAGGTATTCAAGTCGTTTGCGCCGGAGGAGGTCTTCGTTCCGCATCATGGCGACGTTCATTCGGGTCATCGCGTCACGTTTGATGTCGTGGCGGCGTGCGCGAAATGGTTTCGCTACCCTTCGGTGCGCCGGGTTCTTGCTTATGAAACGGTATCGGAGACTGAGTTCGGGCTGTGCAGAGAAGACGCTTTTCATCCCAATTACTTTGTGGATATTGAGCCCTATCACGAACGCAAGCTGGAGATCATGGGTGTTTACCGCTCGGAGCTTGGCGTATTTCCCTTTCCACGTAGCGTCCGGGCGATGCGGGCCCTGGCGGAATGGCGCGGAGCCTCCGCGGGGTACGTGGCTGCTGAGGCCTTTCAACTCCTGAGAGAGCGCCAGTGA
- a CDS encoding methionyl-tRNA formyltransferase gives MRIVFIGTVHFSLRALERLFDIGADVVGVCTSVDTGENSDYADLGEISRVNQVPCLHVSNVNSAETLEWIRAKRPDVIFCLGWSRLLKRELLELAPMGVVGFHPALLPANRGRHPIIWALVLGLEETGSSFFFMNEGADSGPLISRRSVPIHYEDDAGSLYERITACALNQLDEFVPCLADPDFPLMSQDDALSNTWRKRGAADGRIDWRMPAEGIYNLIRGLTRPYVGAHFDIDGRQVKVWKSEVVRGMPKNIEPGKIVVNPAAPGVVVKCGVDAIRIIEMESGVGLAAGRYL, from the coding sequence ATGAGAATCGTATTCATCGGAACCGTTCACTTTTCGCTGCGCGCGCTTGAGCGGCTTTTCGACATTGGCGCAGATGTGGTCGGTGTCTGCACGTCCGTCGACACCGGTGAGAATTCGGATTATGCGGATCTGGGCGAAATCAGCCGTGTCAATCAGGTTCCTTGTCTCCATGTCAGCAATGTGAACTCAGCCGAGACGCTGGAGTGGATTCGCGCGAAGCGGCCGGACGTAATCTTCTGCCTCGGATGGTCCCGGTTGCTGAAACGCGAGTTGCTTGAGTTGGCGCCAATGGGAGTTGTTGGATTTCATCCGGCCTTGCTGCCGGCAAACCGCGGCCGTCACCCGATTATCTGGGCGCTGGTCCTGGGGCTTGAGGAGACTGGATCGTCTTTCTTCTTCATGAATGAAGGCGCTGACAGCGGACCACTGATATCCCGTCGAAGTGTCCCGATTCATTATGAGGATGATGCGGGAAGTCTGTACGAACGGATCACGGCATGCGCATTGAATCAGCTGGATGAATTCGTCCCGTGTCTGGCAGACCCCGACTTCCCCTTGATGTCTCAAGATGATGCTCTGTCGAACACCTGGCGGAAGCGTGGCGCTGCGGACGGCAGGATCGATTGGCGCATGCCTGCCGAGGGCATCTACAATCTGATAAGGGGGCTGACCAGGCCGTATGTCGGCGCCCATTTCGATATTGATGGCCGGCAGGTGAAAGTGTGGAAGTCAGAGGTTGTGCGTGGCATGCCGAAGAATATTGAGCCTGGAAAAATTGTAGTCAATCCAGCGGCGCCGGGCGTGGTCGTTAAATGCGGCGTGGATGCGATTAGAATAATCGAGATGGAGAGCGGTGTGGGCCTTGCCGCGGGGCGCTATCTATGA